One genomic region from Nostoc sphaeroides encodes:
- a CDS encoding aldo/keto reductase, translated as MLYRRFGRTELQMPVFSCGGMRYQFTWKDVPNNEIPADSQANLEATIRRAVEVGINHIETARGYGTSEMQLGRVLPQFPREKLIVQTKISPKADAKEFRETFEQSLQNLQLDYVDLLGLHGINHPESFDDSIRPGGCLEVAQQLQAEGKVRFIGFSTHGSTDMIVQTINTNLFDYVNLHWYYINQWNWAAIEAAKRQDMGVFIISPSNKGGLLYEPPEKLVNLCAPLSPMVFNDLFCLSHQEVHTLSLGAAKPEDFDEHLKTLELVDRASEILPPILARLESEAIATLGEDWVKSWETNLPTFNQTPGEVNIRVILWLRNLAIAYDLVEYAKMRYNLLGNGGHWFPGNKADRLDELDLRQCLARNPHADKIPQVLAQAHQMLAGEAVQRLSKT; from the coding sequence ATGCTATACAGACGATTTGGACGCACAGAATTACAGATGCCAGTGTTTTCCTGCGGTGGCATGAGATATCAGTTTACATGGAAAGATGTTCCCAATAATGAAATTCCTGCTGATAGTCAGGCGAATCTGGAAGCGACTATTAGAAGGGCAGTCGAAGTTGGGATTAATCATATTGAAACTGCTCGTGGTTATGGCACTTCCGAAATGCAATTGGGAAGAGTTCTACCTCAATTTCCCCGTGAAAAGTTGATTGTTCAGACCAAAATCAGCCCAAAGGCAGATGCGAAAGAATTCCGCGAGACATTTGAACAATCATTGCAAAATCTCCAGCTAGATTATGTTGACCTTTTAGGGTTGCATGGTATCAATCATCCTGAGTCGTTTGATGACAGCATCCGCCCTGGTGGCTGTTTGGAAGTAGCGCAGCAGTTGCAAGCAGAAGGAAAAGTTAGATTTATTGGCTTTTCCACACACGGATCAACAGATATGATTGTGCAGACAATTAATACCAATCTATTTGATTACGTGAATTTGCATTGGTACTACATTAATCAATGGAATTGGGCGGCAATTGAAGCAGCTAAACGCCAGGATATGGGGGTGTTTATCATTAGCCCATCTAATAAAGGAGGTTTATTGTATGAACCTCCAGAAAAATTAGTAAATCTTTGCGCCCCGTTGAGTCCAATGGTGTTTAATGATTTGTTTTGTTTGAGTCATCAAGAGGTGCATACCTTAAGTTTGGGAGCAGCAAAACCAGAAGATTTTGATGAACACCTGAAGACTTTAGAATTAGTAGATCGGGCATCAGAAATTTTGCCGCCAATTTTAGCAAGGTTGGAATCAGAAGCGATCGCTACTTTGGGAGAAGATTGGGTAAAATCCTGGGAAACAAATCTACCAACCTTTAACCAAACCCCTGGTGAGGTAAATATTCGGGTGATTTTGTGGCTGCGAAATTTAGCGATCGCCTACGATCTGGTAGAGTATGCCAAAATGCGTTACAACCTGCTTGGCAATGGTGGCCACTGGTTCCCCGGCAACAAAGCCGATCGGCTAGATGAATTAGACTTGCGCCAATGTCTCGCCCGCAATCCCCACGCCGATAAAATCCCCCAAGTTTTGGCACAAGCCCATCAGATGTTGGCAGGTGAGGCCGTCCAACGTCTATCAAAAACTTGA
- a CDS encoding hemolysin family protein, which yields MSSINFEILIILVLIIANGVFSMSEMAIVSARKVRLQQLANQGDAKAKAALKLAESPNHFLSTVQVGISLIGILTGAFGGATIANRLAVYVKLVPLLAPYSEPLSFGIVVLIITYLSLIVGELVPKRLALNNPERIASIVAIPMEALAAIASPVVFLLSASTDLILRLLGITASTEPQVTEEEIKILIEQGTEAGTFEEAEQDMVERVFRLGDRPVSYLMTPRPDIVWLDLDDSAEENRQKMVDSAYSRYPVCQGGLDNVLGVMPVTDLLARSFRGEPLDLTVGLRQPVFVPESTRGLKVLELFKQTITHMALVVDEYGVIQGLVTLNDIMSEIVGDVPSTDGQDQPQAVQREDGSWLLDGMLPVEEFLELFGMEEWKSEESGSYQTLGGFVITHLGRIPAAADHFEWQSMRIEVMDMDGNRVDKVLVVPKGSKSTDTAQSD from the coding sequence ATGTCCTCCATAAATTTTGAAATTTTAATCATTTTGGTGCTAATTATTGCCAACGGCGTGTTTTCTATGTCTGAGATGGCGATTGTCTCAGCCCGGAAAGTTAGGCTACAACAGCTTGCCAATCAAGGAGATGCCAAGGCAAAGGCAGCATTGAAACTTGCTGAGTCTCCAAATCATTTTCTGTCAACCGTCCAAGTAGGTATTTCCCTGATTGGTATCCTGACTGGTGCTTTTGGAGGAGCAACAATTGCTAACCGACTGGCAGTCTATGTAAAACTTGTGCCCTTGTTAGCACCTTATAGTGAACCGCTATCTTTCGGAATAGTGGTTTTGATCATTACCTATTTGTCACTGATTGTTGGCGAATTGGTACCGAAGCGTTTGGCATTAAACAACCCAGAAAGGATTGCATCGATTGTAGCGATTCCTATGGAAGCCTTGGCGGCGATCGCTTCTCCTGTAGTCTTTCTCTTAAGCGCTTCTACTGATTTGATCCTGCGATTACTGGGAATTACAGCTTCTACCGAGCCGCAAGTTACCGAAGAAGAAATTAAAATCTTAATCGAGCAAGGTACTGAGGCGGGAACCTTTGAGGAAGCTGAACAGGATATGGTGGAGCGAGTTTTTCGTTTAGGCGATCGCCCTGTCAGCTACTTAATGACACCCCGCCCTGATATCGTCTGGCTAGACTTGGATGACTCTGCCGAAGAAAATCGCCAAAAAATGGTTGATAGTGCCTATTCTCGATATCCAGTTTGTCAGGGGGGACTTGACAATGTGCTGGGTGTTATGCCTGTTACTGACTTATTAGCCCGGAGTTTTCGAGGAGAACCGCTAGATTTGACAGTGGGATTGCGACAGCCCGTATTCGTGCCAGAAAGCACCCGTGGTTTGAAAGTTTTGGAATTGTTCAAGCAAACAATCACTCACATGGCGTTAGTAGTCGATGAATATGGTGTGATTCAAGGATTAGTCACTCTCAACGACATCATGAGCGAAATCGTGGGTGATGTTCCTTCAACAGATGGGCAAGATCAACCACAAGCCGTGCAACGCGAAGATGGTTCCTGGCTTTTGGATGGGATGTTGCCTGTAGAGGAGTTTTTGGAACTTTTCGGTATGGAAGAGTGGAAATCCGAGGAAAGCGGCAGTTATCAAACCTTAGGTGGTTTTGTGATCACCCATTTAGGCCGTATTCCTGCCGCAGCAGATCATTTTGAATGGCAAAGTATGCGAATTGAAGTGATGGATATGGATGGTAACCGCGTTGATAAAGTCCTAGTCGTACCAAAGGGAAGTAAATCAACGGATACGGCGCAATCTGATTAG
- the mfd gene encoding transcription-repair coupling factor, producing the protein MSFSSIVRALARSPLTTEFISKLNRQQELRLNGVPRLPKGLVASALAQATGKDLFVVCATLEEAGRVYAQLEAMGWQTVHFYPTSEASPYEPFDPETEMSWGQMQVLADLVTGDRGLGTGDWGLGGQEGTIEKVTPLSVPNPQFPIPSTGAKRPLAIVATQGALQPHLPPPEAFGQFCLTLKRGMELDLNSFSEKITILGYERVPLVETEGQWSRRGDIVDVYPVSSEFPVRLEWFGDEIEQMREFDPATQRSALDKVDQLILTPTSFAPIVMAALKNSYELGVMSDELNSESELSTEKSSLLEGSRRFLGLAFEQPASLLNYLSENTLIAIDEPEQCHAHSDRWVENAEEQWEIGHGEESTPLRLPKIHRSFDECLADVAKFKTLYLSELSEENDGINLASRPVPVTPHQFAKLAETIRQERDRNFSIWLLSAQPSRSVSLLQEHDCPAQFIPNPRDYQAIDKLQINHTPIALKYSGLAELEGFILPTYRIVIVTDREFFGQHSLATPGYIRKRHKATSKQVDPNKLRPGDYVVHRNHGVGKFVKLESLTINNETRDYLVVQYADGLLRVAADQVGALSRFRAAGDKAPELNRMTGKAWENTKNKVRKAIKKLAVDLLKLYAARSQQQGFSFPGDMPWQEELEDSFPYQPTTDQLKAVQDVKRDMESDRPMDRLVCGDVGFGKTEVAIRAVFKAVTAGKQVALLAPTTILTQQHYHTLKERFAPYPVNVGLLNRFRSAEERRDIQKRLATGELDVVIGTHQLLGKGVTFRDLGLLVVDEEQRFGVNQKEKIKSLKTQVDVLTLSATPIPRTLYMSLSGIREMSLITTPPPTRRPIKTHLSPINSESIRTAIRQELDRGGQVFYVVPRVDGIEETTANLREVLPGARFAIAHGQMDESELESTMLTFSNGDADILVCTTIIESGLDIPRVNTILIEDAHRFGLAQLYQLRGRVGRAGIQAHAWLFYPKQRALSDAARQRLRAIQEFTQLGSGYQLAMRDMEIRGVGNLLGAEQSGQMDAIGFDLYMEMLEEAIREIRGQEIPKVEDTQIDLNLTAFIPADYITDLDQKMSAYRAVATAKSKSELKQIAAEWSDRYGSLPVPANQLLRVMELKQLAKKLGFSRIKPENKQHVVLETPMEEPAWNLLAANLPDNLKTRFVYSPGKVTVRGLGVFKADQQLQNLIDAFGRMQGAIPEAAVV; encoded by the coding sequence ATGTCATTTTCTTCTATTGTGCGTGCCTTAGCGCGATCGCCGCTCACCACTGAATTTATTTCTAAGCTAAACCGACAACAAGAATTGCGGTTAAATGGCGTTCCTCGACTACCCAAGGGTTTGGTGGCTTCGGCATTGGCACAGGCTACGGGCAAGGATTTGTTTGTGGTTTGCGCCACTCTGGAAGAAGCTGGACGCGTTTATGCACAACTGGAGGCAATGGGATGGCAAACAGTACATTTTTACCCCACCTCCGAGGCTTCTCCCTACGAACCTTTTGACCCGGAAACTGAGATGAGTTGGGGGCAAATGCAGGTATTGGCAGATTTGGTAACAGGGGATAGGGGACTGGGGACTGGGGACTGGGGATTAGGAGGACAAGAGGGAACTATTGAAAAAGTTACTCCCTTGTCTGTTCCCAATCCCCAATTCCCAATTCCCAGTACCGGAGCGAAGCGACCTTTGGCAATTGTGGCTACCCAAGGGGCGCTACAACCCCACTTACCACCACCAGAAGCTTTTGGGCAATTCTGTCTGACTTTGAAGCGGGGGATGGAATTAGACTTGAATTCCTTCAGTGAGAAAATAACTATTTTGGGGTACGAACGAGTACCTTTGGTGGAAACAGAAGGACAGTGGAGCCGACGGGGCGATATTGTTGATGTGTACCCAGTTTCATCTGAGTTTCCAGTCCGCCTGGAATGGTTTGGTGATGAAATCGAGCAAATGCGGGAATTTGACCCAGCAACCCAACGTTCCGCCCTCGACAAAGTTGATCAGTTAATTCTTACCCCCACTAGCTTTGCTCCCATCGTCATGGCGGCGCTGAAGAATAGTTATGAGTTAGGAGTTATGAGTGATGAGTTAAATTCTGAGTCAGAACTTAGCACTGAGAAGTCATCACTTTTGGAGGGTAGTCGTCGCTTTTTGGGGTTGGCTTTTGAGCAACCAGCATCTTTGCTAAACTATTTATCAGAAAATACCCTGATTGCCATTGATGAGCCTGAACAGTGTCATGCTCATAGCGATCGCTGGGTGGAAAATGCCGAGGAACAGTGGGAAATTGGGCATGGGGAAGAATCTACTCCCCTAAGATTGCCGAAAATTCATCGGTCGTTTGATGAGTGTTTGGCTGATGTTGCCAAGTTTAAAACATTATATTTATCGGAATTATCAGAGGAAAATGATGGGATTAATCTTGCCAGCCGTCCTGTTCCTGTCACGCCGCACCAGTTTGCTAAACTAGCTGAAACTATCCGCCAAGAACGCGATCGCAATTTCTCAATCTGGCTACTTTCTGCTCAACCTTCGCGTTCTGTCTCACTGTTGCAAGAACATGACTGTCCGGCTCAGTTTATCCCCAATCCCCGCGACTACCAAGCGATCGATAAGCTGCAAATTAACCATACTCCCATAGCCTTAAAATATTCTGGTCTTGCGGAACTAGAAGGTTTTATCCTGCCTACTTACCGAATAGTAATCGTCACAGATCGGGAATTTTTTGGGCAGCATTCTTTGGCGACTCCCGGCTATATCCGCAAGCGTCACAAAGCTACTTCTAAGCAAGTTGATCCCAATAAACTCCGTCCAGGCGATTATGTGGTTCATAGAAATCATGGTGTTGGCAAATTTGTCAAGCTGGAAAGTTTGACAATTAATAATGAAACCCGTGATTATTTGGTGGTGCAGTATGCTGATGGGTTATTAAGAGTCGCAGCCGATCAAGTAGGTGCTTTATCTCGGTTCCGCGCCGCAGGTGATAAAGCGCCGGAACTCAATCGGATGACTGGGAAAGCTTGGGAAAATACCAAGAATAAAGTCCGCAAAGCGATTAAAAAATTGGCGGTGGACTTGTTGAAACTGTATGCAGCGCGATCGCAACAACAAGGTTTTAGCTTTCCAGGAGATATGCCTTGGCAGGAGGAATTAGAAGATTCTTTCCCCTACCAACCCACAACGGATCAACTCAAAGCTGTACAAGATGTAAAACGCGACATGGAAAGCGATCGCCCAATGGATCGGTTAGTTTGTGGCGATGTCGGTTTTGGCAAGACGGAAGTGGCGATTCGTGCTGTTTTTAAAGCAGTCACCGCCGGTAAACAAGTGGCACTCCTTGCGCCAACGACTATTTTAACACAGCAGCATTACCATACACTCAAAGAACGTTTTGCACCTTACCCGGTAAATGTCGGTTTGCTCAACCGTTTTCGGTCTGCTGAAGAACGCCGCGATATTCAAAAACGATTGGCAACGGGTGAATTAGATGTAGTAATTGGTACACACCAACTTTTAGGTAAAGGCGTGACATTCCGGGATTTAGGATTATTAGTAGTGGATGAAGAACAACGATTTGGGGTAAACCAAAAAGAGAAAATTAAAAGCCTGAAAACTCAGGTTGATGTGCTTACCCTCTCAGCCACTCCCATTCCCCGGACTTTGTATATGTCCTTGTCGGGAATTCGGGAAATGAGTTTGATTACCACGCCACCCCCAACTAGACGACCAATTAAAACCCATCTTTCACCGATAAATTCTGAAAGTATCCGCACCGCAATTCGTCAAGAATTAGACAGAGGCGGACAGGTATTTTATGTAGTTCCACGAGTAGATGGCATTGAAGAGACAACAGCCAATTTACGAGAAGTTTTACCAGGAGCTAGATTTGCGATCGCTCACGGTCAAATGGATGAAAGCGAGTTAGAATCAACCATGCTCACTTTCAGCAATGGCGATGCAGATATCCTGGTTTGTACAACAATTATTGAATCTGGCTTAGATATTCCGCGAGTCAACACCATTTTAATTGAAGATGCTCACCGCTTTGGATTAGCACAGTTGTATCAATTACGCGGTCGTGTGGGACGTGCAGGTATCCAAGCTCATGCTTGGTTATTTTATCCAAAGCAACGGGCATTATCTGATGCAGCACGGCAACGATTACGAGCGATTCAGGAATTTACTCAGTTGGGTTCTGGATATCAACTAGCGATGCGTGACATGGAAATCAGAGGTGTAGGTAACTTGCTAGGTGCAGAACAATCCGGTCAAATGGATGCCATCGGTTTTGATTTATACATGGAAATGCTAGAAGAAGCAATTCGGGAAATCCGAGGACAAGAAATTCCGAAAGTGGAGGATACCCAAATTGACCTCAACCTGACGGCGTTTATTCCGGCAGATTATATCACCGATTTGGATCAAAAGATGAGTGCATACCGGGCAGTGGCCACAGCTAAATCTAAATCAGAATTAAAACAGATTGCAGCCGAGTGGAGCGATCGCTATGGTAGTTTACCTGTCCCTGCAAATCAACTTTTGCGAGTCATGGAACTCAAACAGCTAGCAAAAAAACTTGGATTTAGCCGAATTAAACCAGAAAACAAGCAGCACGTTGTTTTAGAAACACCGATGGAGGAACCCGCTTGGAATTTGTTAGCGGCGAATTTACCAGACAATCTCAAGACGCGTTTTGTCTATTCTCCTGGTAAAGTGACGGTGCGCGGATTAGGAGTATTTAAAGCAGATCAACAATTGCAGAATTTGATTGATGCTTTCGGGAGAATGCAGGGTGCGATTCCAGAGGCAGCTGTTGTTTGA
- a CDS encoding DUF433 domain-containing protein produces MSELLKRITVNPKQCGGRPCIRGMRIRVSDVLDLFAAGLSAEQILEEMPDLEADDLKAALIYASRKLNHPVLVA; encoded by the coding sequence ATGTCAGAATTACTTAAAAGAATTACAGTTAATCCCAAACAATGTGGTGGTCGTCCATGCATTCGAGGCATGAGAATTCGGGTATCAGATGTACTGGACTTGTTTGCTGCTGGACTTAGTGCAGAACAAATTTTAGAAGAAATGCCTGATCTTGAAGCCGACGATCTCAAAGCAGCACTAATATATGCTTCGCGGAAGCTTAATCATCCAGTCTTAGTAGCATGA
- a CDS encoding DUF5615 family PIN-like protein produces MTIWVDAHLSPAIATWISNTFGITALALRDVGLRDAEDLQIFEAAKAQGVILITKDSDFVDLVVRLGSPPQIIWLTCGNTSNARLQEILSATLLEALELLRTGEVLVEISGD; encoded by the coding sequence ATGACAATCTGGGTAGATGCACATTTATCCCCTGCGATCGCAACTTGGATCAGCAACACTTTTGGTATAACAGCTTTAGCTTTACGTGATGTTGGTCTGAGAGATGCTGAAGACCTTCAGATTTTTGAGGCAGCAAAAGCTCAAGGAGTTATCTTGATAACCAAGGATAGCGACTTTGTTGACTTGGTTGTTCGTCTTGGATCACCACCACAAATTATCTGGTTAACGTGCGGAAACACATCAAATGCTCGGTTGCAAGAGATTTTGAGTGCTACTTTGCTAGAAGCATTAGAGCTTTTGCGAACAGGTGAAGTGTTAGTCGAAATTAGCGGAGATTAG
- a CDS encoding DUF29 domain-containing protein, whose amino-acid sequence MLSPSLYETDFYAWTQEQVTLLRNEHWSQIDLQNLIEEIQSLGKQQRQELRNRLSVLIGHLLKWQYQSGRRSRSWLATLRIQRLDIAELLEDNPSLKPYLEEALRKAYLRGVELAVGETDLPKRTFPVECPYSLVEIVDYDFYPGEPSKLLDESEQ is encoded by the coding sequence ATGCTTTCACCAAGCCTCTACGAAACTGATTTTTACGCTTGGACACAGGAACAAGTAACTTTACTTCGCAATGAACACTGGAGTCAGATTGATCTGCAAAATCTGATTGAGGAGATTCAATCTTTGGGTAAACAGCAACGTCAAGAACTGCGAAACCGTCTTAGTGTTTTGATTGGACATTTACTAAAATGGCAGTACCAGTCAGGGCGTCGTAGCCGTAGTTGGTTAGCAACACTTCGTATTCAACGCTTAGATATTGCTGAACTGCTCGAAGACAATCCTAGCCTCAAACCCTACCTTGAAGAAGCACTTCGCAAAGCCTACCTTAGAGGTGTCGAATTAGCTGTTGGAGAAACAGATTTGCCCAAGCGGACTTTTCCGGTAGAGTGTCCTTACAGTTTGGTAGAGATTGTGGACTATGATTTCTACCCCGGTGAACCAAGCAAATTACTAGATGAATCAGAGCAGTAA
- a CDS encoding NUDIX hydrolase produces MNKAGEIRVITLGLIRDGQRIFLSEGYDPVKQETFYRALGGGVEFGETSRIALEREFQEEIQADLTNIKYLGCIENLFTFNGRQGHEIIQLYQCDFVDSKFYQLESLVFSESQTHKHRALWIDISRLKSGEFRLVPEVFFEYL; encoded by the coding sequence ATGAATAAAGCAGGCGAAATTCGGGTAATAACCTTGGGGCTAATTCGGGATGGCCAACGCATATTTCTTTCTGAAGGCTACGATCCCGTCAAACAAGAAACATTTTATCGGGCTTTAGGCGGTGGTGTTGAATTTGGCGAAACCAGTCGCATCGCCTTAGAACGCGAGTTTCAAGAGGAAATTCAGGCAGATTTAACGAATATTAAATATTTAGGTTGTATAGAGAACCTGTTTACATTTAATGGTAGGCAAGGTCATGAAATTATTCAGCTTTATCAATGTGACTTTGTTGATTCCAAATTTTATCAACTAGAAAGTTTAGTTTTTTCAGAATCACAAACTCATAAACATAGAGCCTTATGGATAGATATTTCTCGCTTGAAATCTGGGGAATTCAGATTAGTACCTGAAGTATTTTTTGAATATTTATAA
- a CDS encoding DUF3531 family protein produces MEIQFREINPFDVWIWLKFSTNPSAREKQYVEEVFNSWFYLGKLGAFNAENLQVQDTGLDISYMNYDEQGYDKSLLALMHNIGEFEYEGQWGRCWFDLGTSDAIALDILINALSQLSQEYVTIEELYIGGENPDWPIEGSESRPQSIYDN; encoded by the coding sequence ATGGAGATTCAGTTCCGCGAAATTAATCCTTTTGATGTGTGGATTTGGCTGAAATTCAGCACAAATCCTTCTGCACGTGAAAAGCAGTATGTAGAAGAAGTTTTCAATTCTTGGTTTTATCTGGGTAAATTGGGTGCATTTAATGCAGAGAATCTCCAGGTGCAGGACACTGGACTTGATATCAGCTACATGAATTATGATGAGCAAGGGTATGACAAAAGCCTGCTAGCACTGATGCACAACATCGGTGAGTTTGAATATGAGGGACAGTGGGGGCGTTGTTGGTTTGACTTAGGAACCAGTGATGCGATCGCATTGGATATTTTAATCAACGCCCTCAGCCAGCTAAGTCAGGAATATGTCACCATTGAAGAATTGTACATCGGTGGGGAAAACCCAGATTGGCCTATTGAGGGTAGCGAAAGCCGTCCTCAGTCTATTTACGATAATTAG
- a CDS encoding Sll0314/Alr1548 family TPR repeat-containing protein, translating into MTKRFSSPRLVVSARLTTFAQTAFGAAFAFGVAPWAIALNLWVNPSLAGDPFRNREPHQIGDQTEAAFKAIFQQGNYPAAERYLEQAISKEPNEPLAYAMKASLAYGNKDWAKLDTYSQKTLEAGQKLIPSDPLRGNLYTAVGHFLEGAVIIIRDGTVNGVPQAFSRLRQVYEYLDKAEAISANDPELNLIKGYMDLLLAVNLPFASPDQSIGRLERNAAPGYLVDRGIALAYRDLKRYPQALEYVNRAIKTTSDNPEIYYLKAQILKELGQKEKSQQMIEEAIANFDKALTKKSQLPGGLVKQIESERKNAVSLKNPE; encoded by the coding sequence ATGACTAAAAGGTTTTCTTCGCCTCGATTAGTAGTGTCTGCGAGACTCACTACCTTTGCTCAGACTGCTTTTGGCGCTGCGTTCGCCTTTGGCGTTGCCCCTTGGGCAATCGCACTTAATCTGTGGGTAAATCCCTCATTGGCTGGCGATCCGTTTCGTAATCGTGAACCTCATCAAATTGGCGACCAAACAGAAGCCGCTTTTAAAGCGATTTTCCAACAAGGCAATTATCCAGCAGCAGAGCGTTATCTGGAACAAGCAATATCTAAAGAACCAAATGAACCTCTAGCTTATGCTATGAAGGCATCTTTAGCATACGGAAATAAGGATTGGGCTAAACTAGATACCTACAGCCAAAAAACTCTAGAAGCCGGACAAAAACTAATTCCTAGCGATCCCTTGCGTGGTAATTTATACACTGCTGTTGGTCATTTTTTAGAGGGAGCAGTAATTATCATCCGTGATGGTACTGTCAATGGTGTACCGCAAGCCTTTAGTCGGTTGCGGCAAGTTTATGAATATTTAGACAAAGCTGAAGCAATTTCTGCCAACGATCCAGAACTGAATTTAATCAAGGGTTATATGGATTTATTGTTGGCAGTTAATTTGCCATTTGCTAGCCCAGATCAGTCAATTGGACGCTTAGAACGAAATGCTGCTCCTGGGTATCTAGTAGATCGGGGTATTGCTCTTGCTTACCGGGATTTAAAACGGTATCCACAGGCACTAGAGTATGTCAACCGGGCGATAAAAACCACATCCGATAATCCAGAAATTTATTATCTCAAAGCCCAAATCCTGAAAGAACTGGGGCAAAAAGAAAAAAGTCAGCAGATGATCGAGGAAGCGATCGCTAATTTTGACAAAGCACTAACTAAAAAATCCCAACTCCCAGGCGGTTTAGTCAAACAAATTGAGAGTGAACGCAAAAATGCTGTTAGCCTTAAGAATCCTGAATAA
- a CDS encoding ABC transporter ATP-binding protein has translation MLYLRNLNYHPTACPTAILKSINLELAPQQLGLIIGASGSGKSTLLEILSGLAEPTSGALFWREQELIAEQLQQLAGLVFQFPERHFCGGSILEELRLGHPELGSERVRQALTEVGLDHLSLSAAPYALSGGQQRRLALAVQLIRQPNLLLLDEPTAGLDWSMRRQLVNLLAKLKQDWTLLVVTHDAGDMLAIADRCWTLNHGELQSVDPKTLETKVKEPLPTV, from the coding sequence ATGCTCTATCTCCGAAATCTAAATTATCACCCCACAGCGTGCCCAACAGCGATTCTCAAATCAATCAACTTGGAATTAGCACCCCAGCAGCTAGGTCTGATTATTGGCGCGAGTGGCTCGGGTAAAAGTACTTTACTAGAAATTTTGTCGGGACTAGCCGAACCCACTAGCGGCGCACTCTTTTGGCGGGAACAAGAACTTATAGCCGAACAGCTACAACAATTAGCTGGGTTGGTATTTCAATTTCCAGAGCGTCACTTTTGCGGTGGTTCAATTTTAGAAGAATTGCGTTTAGGACATCCTGAGTTAGGGTCAGAACGAGTTAGACAGGCCCTAACCGAAGTGGGATTAGACCATTTATCGCTCTCCGCCGCTCCCTATGCTTTGAGTGGTGGTCAGCAACGACGTTTAGCTTTGGCAGTGCAATTGATTCGCCAGCCAAATTTACTGTTATTGGATGAACCTACAGCTGGGTTAGATTGGTCAATGCGTCGGCAACTGGTAAATTTATTAGCGAAACTGAAACAAGATTGGACACTGTTGGTAGTGACACACGATGCTGGGGATATGTTAGCGATCGCAGATCGTTGCTGGACACTCAACCACGGTGAACTACAATCAGTAGACCCAAAGACACTAGAAACCAAAGTTAAAGAACCTTTACCAACGGTGTGA
- the rsmG gene encoding 16S rRNA (guanine(527)-N(7))-methyltransferase RsmG, whose translation MTNLLPEMAEIWQQTLNWQPTLQQQAQFQRLYELILEGNRQLNLTRITDPQEFWEKHLWDSLRGIAPLLSTNFSAAFPAIIDIGTGAGFPGIPVTITVPNCTITLLDSTRKKITFIDNILTELAFTNAKTLVGRAEEIGHHPQHRLAYDIALIRAVGAASVCAEYTLPLLKQGGLAIIYRGNWTEDETTALQNALKQLGGAIESIEQFTTPLSHSIRHCIYLRKVATTAVQFPRAIGVPTQKPL comes from the coding sequence ATGACAAACCTATTGCCTGAGATGGCAGAAATCTGGCAGCAAACTCTCAATTGGCAACCAACTCTCCAACAGCAAGCGCAATTCCAAAGGCTTTATGAGTTAATCCTAGAAGGTAATCGCCAACTAAATTTAACTCGCATTACTGACCCTCAAGAGTTTTGGGAAAAACATCTCTGGGATTCTCTGCGAGGAATTGCACCTCTTTTATCAACAAATTTCTCCGCTGCTTTCCCTGCTATCATTGATATCGGTACAGGTGCGGGTTTTCCGGGTATTCCAGTGACAATTACTGTACCTAATTGCACAATTACTCTTCTGGATTCCACTCGGAAAAAAATTACTTTTATCGACAATATATTAACTGAACTTGCCTTTACCAATGCCAAAACTCTTGTTGGTAGGGCTGAAGAAATCGGTCATCACCCCCAGCATCGATTAGCTTACGATATTGCGTTGATTCGTGCTGTAGGGGCAGCCTCTGTTTGTGCAGAATATACCTTACCACTGCTCAAACAGGGAGGTTTAGCCATAATTTATCGCGGTAATTGGACAGAGGATGAAACAACTGCTTTGCAGAATGCTTTGAAGCAGTTGGGTGGTGCGATTGAATCAATCGAACAATTTACAACACCTCTGAGTCACAGCATCCGGCATTGTATCTATTTGCGTAAGGTAGCCACTACAGCAGTTCAGTTTCCCCGTGCTATTGGTGTACCTACCCAAAAACCGCTTTGA